The genomic window GCAGCAGTTGCTCATGTGGGAGATAGCCGTCTCTATCGCTTGACGCGCAAGCGGCAACTAGAACAAGTCACAGTAGATCACGAAGTTGGGCAACGGGAAATAACCCGCGGAGTGGAAGCAAGCATAGCTTATGCCCGCCCGGATGCCTACCAACTCACCCAAGCCTTGGGGCCTCGTGACGAAAACTCGATTAATCCTGATATAGACTTTTTCGAGATCAATGAAGATACTCTTCTGCTGTTGGCATCGGACGGTCTATCAGATAATGATTTAATAGAAACCCATTGGCAGACTCACTTAGAACCCTTACTTAGTTCTGGCGTTAACTTAGAACAAGGTGTTACAGACTTAATTGATTTGGCGAACCAACAGAATGGTCATGACAACATTACTGGTATACTTATTCGGGCAAAAGTACGCCCAAATCTGGAAAGTTAAAAATAAATTGGAATAGATATTGGGAATGGGTAATAAGAAGAAAGAACAATCACAAATTCCCAATAGACATATCCGCTAATTCACCTCAAAGCCTTATAAATCAGGGGTTAAAACCTAATTTACGGATAAGGCTAATGCCCAATGACGCCACTTGCTTCAAGCCGGGGAACCCGTCCAACGCAGTGGCTCCCCAATGCCCAATGTCTGAGCCATTTACCTTGTAGGTTGTATTGTGGTTAGTCTGACTCTGTTAGAACCGCAGCAGAAAACGCCCCTCCAGCAGTGGAGCTTTGAGAACTCCTCCATAATTCGGATTGGTCGAGCGGCAGATAATCACGTTGTTTTAACTGATAGTTTAGTTTCCCGGCATCATCTAGAACTCAGACAAGTCGATTCTGCCGACAATGGCGGTGGTTGGCGGCTGGTTAGTCAGGGTACAAATGGGACTTTCCTCAACGGTGTTCTTGTAATTCAGAGTTCCTTACCAGATAATTCCCTTTTGCAACTGGCACAGGGAGGCCCAATACTGCAATTCCAAATTCAGGAGGTAACAGTACTGGAAACTGGTGTGCGATCGCAACAAATGCAAGCGACAGAAGAAAACGCCGTTGCAACAGTCTATTCAGCCCAAGCTAGAGCAAATTCATCCTCTACTTGCACGCACGAAGGCAATTCTCCGAACAATCTGTTCTGTATCCACTGCGGTCAACCTCTCTCAGTGCAACAGAAAATTCGCCATTATCAGGTGTTGCAAACTCTCGGACAAGGAGGTATGGGTACTACTTATCTTGCTTGGGATGCTGCTGGTCTTGCGGGTATCCCCCAACTGCTGGTGTTGAAGCAAATGAATGCTGATATGGTGAAAATTGCCAAAGCTCAAGAATTATTTGAGCGGGAGGCGTACACTCTCAAATCCCTTAACCATCCTGGAATTCCCAAGTATTATGACTTCTTTGTAGAAGACGGAAAAAAATACTTGGCAATGGAACTAATCCACGGACAAGATTTAGAGAAACGTATTTTTACCACTGGGCCAGTTACGCCAAGCCAAGCGATCGCTTGGATGATCCAAACCTGCGATATCTTAGACTATCTTCATAGCCAAGAGCCTCCACTGATTCACCGCGATATTAAACCTGCCAATCTGATGGTGCGAAGTTCTTTAAATCGCATAGTATTGCTGGATTTTGGCGCAGTTAAGGAAATTGGCACAGCGCCCGGTACTCGGATTGGTGCAGAAGGTTACTGCGCTCCTGAACAAGAACGAGGACAACCTTTGACTCAATCTGATTTGTATGCAATTGGGCCAACGCTGATTTTTCTGCTCACAAGCGAAAACCCGTTCAAGTATTACCGCCAAAAGGGGCGAAACTTCAGGTTTGATGTAGCAAAGGTTCCCACCATTAGTTCCCAATTAAGAAATGTGATTGATCGCGTTACAGAACCATTACCA from Nostoc sp. UHCC 0926 includes these protein-coding regions:
- a CDS encoding protein kinase domain-containing protein is translated as MVSLTLLEPQQKTPLQQWSFENSSIIRIGRAADNHVVLTDSLVSRHHLELRQVDSADNGGGWRLVSQGTNGTFLNGVLVIQSSLPDNSLLQLAQGGPILQFQIQEVTVLETGVRSQQMQATEENAVATVYSAQARANSSSTCTHEGNSPNNLFCIHCGQPLSVQQKIRHYQVLQTLGQGGMGTTYLAWDAAGLAGIPQLLVLKQMNADMVKIAKAQELFEREAYTLKSLNHPGIPKYYDFFVEDGKKYLAMELIHGQDLEKRIFTTGPVTPSQAIAWMIQTCDILDYLHSQEPPLIHRDIKPANLMVRSSLNRIVLLDFGAVKEIGTAPGTRIGAEGYCAPEQERGQPLTQSDLYAIGPTLIFLLTSENPFKYYRQKGRNFRFDVAKVPTISSQLRNVIDRVTEPLPRDRYHTAKELAAALAACQV